In Halictus rubicundus isolate RS-2024b unplaced genomic scaffold, iyHalRubi1_principal scaffold0028, whole genome shotgun sequence, the genomic window aaatacattataatatgaaatataatataaaatatacattcttATCGCTATCAACATAACAAATTCTTAACGATCATATCGCTTTATAACGTCGCATGTTGTCTGGGGACAAAACTCCATGGTACGGCATTTGCGTTACCTGGAATCCATCAATGTCACTTATTACATAACGATCATGATCTAAAACCTTTTTAACTACATGAGGTCCCTTGAATTTggttatcaattttttattaacccCTGCTGATGTGTCTGTGTTTTTAATCATGACATAGTCCCCGACATTATAAACCAATGCATCCTTATGCTTATCATTGTAATTCGCTTTTTCCCGAATTATTTCTAAATTTCTGTCGTCGCACGAACGTGACTCTAACAATAAACGTAGGGAATCATTCCGTTTCTGTAATTGTTCGACTCTAAAAAGCAAACGACTGGGGGTTTCTTTTGTCGCTCGGcaaattgtattatttaaagtAAATTCTACCTGCTCTAAAACTCTGTCCCATTTACTCGGTTCTTCACACAGTTTGGCCATCATTGGTGTTATAACACGATTAAATCGTTCAATTTGACCGTTGGCTCTAGGGGTGCCAACTGCAATTAAAATGTGTTGGACATTTTCATTATCcagaaattctttaaaattatttgatgtGAAAGCAGTACCGCGGTCTGTAATTATCCGTTTTGGCCTGCTATATAccctaaaatattcttttaaaaactTTATCACTTCCTGAGAACTCGTTGATTTACAAGGGTATAGTCTGATGAATTTTGTAAAACCGTCTACCaccaccacacacacacaccaccacacacaccacacaccaccacacaccaccacaccaccacaccacaccaccacacaCACATCGCTAATAAATGTCTGTATCCCTTTCCTGTTTTTTCGAGCGGACCAAGGTGGTCTAAGTGTAAAGTATGAAACGGTACTTTCCCTTCTCGATGCTATGCAGGTATCCTTCTTGTTTTCCACTAAGCGGTGAAAATTCGATGCATCGTAAACAATTGGAAATATATTCTTTTACCTTTTGCTGCAAATTTGGGAACcaatataattttacaatattttgaataaccttATCCTTGCCTACGTGTCCCAAATCGTCATGACATGTACGAATTACATTATCTTCCATCGAACGCGGCacataaaataacaattttttagttttatcTTTCCGGTATACTAGTCCATCACGTAATTCGAAGTATTTTGATTCCACTTGCTCTAATTCGCTTCGGATTTTCCTAATTTCTGGGTCTTTATCCTGGCATATGGACAATGTTTGCTCAAAAGTATTACCTTCAACTACTAAAACGCCATAACAACGACTGAGAGCATCAACGTGGTTCATTCTGTTTCCCGGTCTATGATGAATTTCATAATCAAAATCTTGTAAATAAAGCGCCCAACGGGAAATTCGCGGATTTATGTTTTGCTTGCTTAATGTCAAACGAAAACTATCGCAATCCGTCAGTATTTTAAAACGAATACCCGCAAGATAAATTCTGAACCGTTTAACTGCGTTTACTACTGCAAGACATTCCAGCTCAAAACTATGATACCTAGCTTCTACCGGTGTTGTTCGCTGGCTATAATATGCCATTGGTTTTAAACGTCCATCTGCTTGCTTCTGTAACAATATTGCGCCAAATCCGGACGCGCTCGCATCACAATGAAGCTCGGTTTCGGCCGTGGGAGAATAAATCGAAAGAATCGGTTTTTCTGCTAACCGACCTTTTAACATTTCAAAAGCGCTATTTTCTTTTTCGCCAAATATAAATCTAGCATCCTTCCTGACCAGGTCGTATAATGACTTAGCAATGATGGAGAACCCAGGTATAAATCGCCGAAAATAACTGGCTAGTGACACAAAGCGTAAAACATCCTTTGAGTTACGCGGAATAGAATAATTAAGAACGGCCTTGATATTATCGTCACTCGGTCGAATTCCTTCGATACTAACGCGGTATCCTAAATAATCAACTTCGGTTTGTGCAAAGGCACACTTATTCAATTTAAATGGTAACCGACATCGTCCGGCTGTTCGGAAAACTTCTCGCAGAATCTCTAAATGTTCCTCGAGAGTTTCCGTCGCAATtagaaaatcatcgaaatacACTAATACTTTATGGGCTCTAATCAAGtcgcaaaataattttttaacaaatcgtGCGAATACCTTCGGGGCGTTAGTCAGTCCAAAAGggcaaaacaaaaattcataTTGCCCGATAGGAGTGACAAATGATGTAAATTTAATCGCCTGATCCGCCATCCGGACATTATAGTATCCGTCCTTCAAATCTAATGTCGTGtaatatcgtttattctttaaTTGATCTATGTTGTCCTCAATTAACTGACTTGGAAAGTTGTCTTTAATTGTGATTTTGTTTAATTCCCGATAGTCTACGCATAACCTGGTTTCCCCGTTTTTCTTCCGTACTAAAACAATCGGACTGCTGTACGGTGATTCGCTCGGGCGAATGATTTTTCTGTCTAAGAGATCATCTAAAAGACCTTGTAATTTTTCTCTATCGGCATATGAAAGTCGTCGCGGTCTAAAACAAATTGGTTGGTCATGTTTCAAAACTATGTTCATTTCAAAATCGACCTTATCAGTACTCGATTGCTTCAGTTGTAAATAATCCGATTGGAACGACTCTTTGATTTGTCCCACCACCACCGAATCCAATTCTGGGTTAATTCGAAGTTTCTCCGGTGTCGCAACCGGTTCGCTTATACAATCAATGTTCAAAATTTGCTCGATCGCCGAATCTACATCGTTCGCGGACTTGTTTTCTCTTCGAGATACTACGAACCCGTTATCAAATGACAGTCTGATTATGGAATTTGAAGAAAAATCTCGCCCTAATACCGCCATAAACGCCATAGTATTATCCGGAACTACGTAAAATCTTAATTTAATAGGAATTCCTTCGACCTCAACCTCGCGTTCAAAAAGACCCAATATTTCCATACGTGAACCGTTAATTCCTGCAAATTCACATAGGTTGTCTGGCAACGGAGTTCGCGCTTCAACGGGTACAAAACCGCTTTTAATAAAACTAATCGGTGATCCCGAATCTAACATTGCGTTCAACGAATACTTACAAGAATGGTCGTTTCTATCAGTCACAACATAACTTAGTGAGAGCAGATACGGTGCCGGGAGTGCTGGTTGTACCATATTTGCCGTCGTCGTCGGGCTGGACCCCTTCCTGATGCTGGGCTCCCTTCGTGTACCGCTCTCCTCTTGTTGATTTGCTGCCCGTCGCGTACAATCCTTCAGTTGATGCGTGGTCGATCCGCATCCAAAACAGGCTCCAAACTCCCGACTCTTCGGTTTTGGACATCTTGGGGACACATGCCCTGCCTCCCCACAATTGAAACACCGCACCGTCTTCTTCGGCTGCTCGGGTTTTCCACGTAGATCGCTGCTCCTTTTGTAAAACTTCTTATCGCCGCTGGCAGTTCCTCTCGTCTCCAAGGTAATTTTCTCGAACGCCTCCAATAGATCGGCAGTCGTTCGGAACCGcgatattctggtatgttctcggAGCCGCGTGTCAGCGATACCGTCAATGAGGTAATCTATCAATTCGTCACTTGCAATCGGCACGCGATTTCCCAAAATTACCTTATCATGGCAATATTCCGAGAAAGGTTCGCCCGCCGTTCAGACTCTGCTTTCAAATTCCTTCCGCAACGTCAATTTGCTGGGTCGGTGGTCGAACATCATTTTCATTTCTCGTAATATTACATCAACGTCCATGACGAGATGTTCCGACTTCGAATGGAGCCAATTCGCGGCACGTCCTTTTAATTTAGAACTGATTAACACCTTTGCCGCCTTATCGTCCAGTTCATAGGTGGTCTGAAGGAGCCGTACTTGCTGCTCCCACTTCCAAAAGGTACCGTCGGACCCGTCAAAATCGCAAAGGAGGTCGCCAATCGCACGGATACTCATGTTCGCCGATAACGTACTCCGACTGGAACCATCCGCTACACTTCCGATTCCCATTGGACTCGCCATAGCTTGAGCCCTCGCTAGGTCTCGTTCGCGGCGGAGAAGCTCCATTTCGCGCTGGAGTAAATTGTTCTCTCTTCTCATAAACTCCAACTCTCTCCAACTACTATttcgtcctcttcctcttcgtcttGTTGTTCTCGCTCTGCTGCAAGTACCATCCAAATGTTATTATCGTATTCCTCCAACCTGAGGATTAATTCCGCCTTCGATCCTGAAACTGCTAAGTTTCGTGCCCGCAAAAATTCCTTCAATTCGTTGATGGTGTAGTCCTTCGACATCTTCGGTGGTCAATACTAATGTCgctgttacggattgggacggaaaataaactatgctgtacgggacgagcactttattctaccgtcgaacggccgtcacttacactgagtaattttacaaagaatatgtacaatgtgaagcccaccggttggacttcaggttataataaatgtatgaacCGAGAgaaattatgattattctcagctgagctgaggagaatcccgaaaccgaattgatgtagctagaccggtcccacgacgcgcggcgtctgagctactatttaacgatttaagagaactatttcgcgatgttgacgttgggagatgaactaacgatctgatcgtcggcgagccgcgagcggtttcctatcaccgccggaacgatgacttgccgaatttgaacccaggccaatagaatgtctattatcgcgtcgataatcgatccggcggcgacagcct contains:
- the LOC143363237 gene encoding uncharacterized protein LOC143363237 — its product is MSKDYTINELKEFLRARNLAVSGSKAELILRLEEYDNNIWMVLAAEREQQDEEEEDEIREMELLRRERDLARAQAMASPMGIGSVADGSSRSTLSANMSIRAIGDLLCDFDGSDGTFWKWEQQVRLLQTTYELDDKAAKVLISSKLKGRAANWLHSKSEHLVMDVDVILGNRVPIASDELIDYLIDGIADTRLREHTRISRFRTTADLLEAFEKITLETRGTASGDKKFYKRSSDLRGKPEQPKKTVRCFNCGEAGHVSPRCPKPKSREFGACFGCGSTTHQLKDCTRRAANQQEESGTRREPSIRKGSSPTTTANMVQPALPAPYLLSLSYVVTDRNDHSCKYSLNAMLDSGSPISFIKSGFVPVEARTPLPDNLCEFAGINGSRMEILGLFEREVEVEGIPIKLRFYVVPDNTMAFMAVLGRDFSSNSIIRLSFDNGFVVSRRENKSANDVDSAIEQILNIDCISEPVATPEKLRINPELDSVVVGQIKESFQSDYLQLKQSSTDKVDFEMNIVLKHDQPICFRPRRLSYADREKLQGLLDDLLDRKIIRPSESPYSSPIVLVRKKNGETRLCVDYRELNKITIKDNFPSQLIEDNIDQLKNKRYYTTLDLKDGYYNVRMADQAIKFTSFVTPIGQYEFLFCPFGLTNAPKPDDVGYHLN